A window of Panthera leo isolate Ple1 chromosome D2, P.leo_Ple1_pat1.1, whole genome shotgun sequence contains these coding sequences:
- the COMTD1 gene encoding catechol O-methyltransferase domain-containing protein 1, which yields MIQPAPRLSVPAALALGSAALGAAFATGLFLGRRCHPERSRREKRLLPPEDSPLWQYLLSRSMREHPVLRSLRLLTLEQPQGDSMMTCEQAQLLANLARLIKAKKALDLGTFTGYSALALALALPPAGRVITCEVNPEPPELGRPLWRQAEEEHKIDLRLKPALETLDELLAAGEAGTFDVAVVDADKENCAAYYERCLQLLRPGGVLAVLSVLWRGEVLQPQPRDTEAQCVRNLNERILRDARVHISLLPLGDGLTLAFKI from the exons ATGATCCAGCCCGCACCCCGGCTCTCTGTGCCCGCCGCGTTGGCCCTGGGCTCGGCCGCGCTGGGCGCCGCCTTCGCCACCGGCCTCTTCCTGG GGAGACGGTGCCATCCGGAGCGATCCCGGCGAGAGAAGCGCCTGCTGCCCCCTGAAGACAGCCCCCTCTGGCAGTATCTGCTGAGCCGCTCCATGCGGGAGCATCCGGTGCTGCGGAGCCTACGGCTG CTGACCCTGGAGCAGCCGCAGGGAGATTCCATGATGACCTGTGAGCAGGCCCAGCTTCTGGCCAACCTGGCACGACTCATCAAGGCGAAGAAGGCGCTGGACCTGG GCACTTTCACAGGCTACTCAGCCCTAGCGTTGGCCTTGGCGCTGCCCCCGGCCGGGCGCGTAATAACCTGCGAGGTGAACCCAGAGCCTCCGGAGCTGGGGCGGCCCCTGTGGAGGCAG GCTGAGGAGGAACACAAGATCGACCTTCGGTTGAAGCCCGCCCTGGAGACCCTGG ACGAGCTCCTGGCCGCGGGCGAAGCTGGCACCTTCGACGTGGCCGTGGTGGACGCGGACAAGGAGAACTGTGCCGCCTACTATGAGCGGTGCCTGCAGCTGCTGCGCCCTGGAGGAGTCCTCGCCGTCCTCAGT GTCCTGTGGCGCGGAGAGGTGTTACAGCCTCAACCGCGGGACACCGAGGCCCAGTGCGTGCGGAACCTGAACGAGCGCATCCTGCGGGACGCCAGGGTCCACATCAGCCTTCTGCCTCTGGGCGACGGCCTCACCTTAGCCTTCAAGATCTAG